From a single Mycolicibacterium moriokaense genomic region:
- a CDS encoding sigma-70 family RNA polymerase sigma factor, with protein MTVLARNLDDGSTTGSADDAFLADAQRYRRELLAHCYRMTGSLHDAEDLVQETYLRAWKSYKGFQGKSSVRTWLYRIATNTCLTALDSRQRRPLPTGLGAPSSDPIDDIVAREEVPWLEPIPDDSTDPSDIVGSRESVRLAFVAAIQHLSPRQRAVLVLREVLQWKAAEVADAIGTSTAAVNSLLQRARAQLDTINPSEDDRLEAPESEEAQDLLKRYIAAFENYDMDKLVELFTEDAVWEMPPFDGWYQGPHNIVLLSKTHCPAEGPGDMRLIPTVANGQPAGALYMRNPETGVHEPFQMHVLAVTADGISHVVAFHMTSFEKWGLPDRL; from the coding sequence ATGACAGTCCTGGCTCGAAATCTGGACGACGGCTCAACAACTGGTAGCGCCGATGACGCCTTCCTGGCGGACGCCCAGCGATATCGCCGGGAGCTGCTCGCGCACTGCTATCGGATGACGGGGTCGCTGCACGACGCCGAGGATCTGGTGCAGGAAACGTACTTGCGGGCGTGGAAGTCGTACAAGGGTTTCCAGGGCAAATCGTCGGTGCGCACCTGGCTGTACCGGATCGCGACCAATACGTGCCTGACGGCGTTGGACAGCCGTCAGCGGCGGCCGCTGCCGACCGGCCTCGGTGCGCCGAGTTCGGATCCCATCGACGACATCGTCGCGCGCGAGGAGGTGCCGTGGCTGGAGCCGATCCCCGACGATTCGACCGACCCGTCCGACATCGTCGGTTCACGCGAATCGGTGCGGCTCGCGTTCGTCGCGGCGATTCAGCACCTGTCCCCGCGGCAACGCGCGGTGCTCGTGTTGCGCGAGGTGCTGCAGTGGAAGGCCGCTGAGGTCGCCGACGCCATCGGCACGTCGACGGCCGCGGTGAACAGCCTGCTGCAGCGGGCGCGCGCGCAACTCGACACCATCAACCCCAGCGAGGACGACCGTCTCGAGGCCCCGGAGTCCGAAGAGGCCCAGGATCTGCTGAAGCGCTACATCGCCGCGTTCGAGAACTACGACATGGACAAGCTCGTGGAGCTGTTCACCGAGGACGCAGTGTGGGAAATGCCGCCGTTCGACGGCTGGTACCAGGGGCCGCACAACATCGTCCTGCTGTCGAAGACGCACTGCCCCGCCGAGGGTCCCGGCGATATGCGCTTGATCCCAACGGTGGCCAACGGTCAGCCCGCGGGAGCGTTGTACATGCGCAACCCGGAAACCGGAGTACACGAGCCTTTCCAGATGCACGTGCTGGCCGTGACCGCCGATGGCATCTCCCACGTCGTCGCGTTCCACATGACGTCGTTCGAGAAATGGGGACTGCCCGACAGGCTGTGA
- a CDS encoding MarR family winged helix-turn-helix transcriptional regulator, whose translation MYSVWLTGEQQEIWRNYLAMTSRLQTTMHRQLQQDCELSLADYDVLVALTERGPLRINELGDALAWEQSRLSHQLRRMRGRGLVERHGSDDDRRGATVEITDGGRAALELAAPGHVELVRSAVFDGIPAAQLRAFGAVAQQVAERLA comes from the coding sequence ATGTATTCCGTGTGGTTGACCGGGGAACAGCAGGAGATCTGGCGCAACTATCTCGCCATGACCAGCCGGTTGCAGACGACGATGCACCGCCAGCTCCAGCAGGACTGTGAGCTCTCGCTGGCGGACTACGACGTGCTGGTGGCCTTGACCGAGCGCGGTCCACTGCGGATCAACGAACTAGGCGACGCGCTGGCCTGGGAGCAGAGCCGACTGTCGCATCAGCTGCGTCGGATGCGCGGGCGCGGCCTCGTGGAGCGACATGGGAGTGACGACGACCGGCGCGGCGCCACGGTCGAGATCACCGATGGCGGTCGTGCCGCCCTGGAGTTGGCCGCGCCGGGACACGTCGAGTTGGTTCGCAGCGCGGTTTTCGACGGCATACCCGCCGCGCAGTTGCGGGCATTCGGCGCGGTGGCGCAGCAGGTCGCCGAGAGGCTGGCCTGA
- a CDS encoding pirin family protein translates to MTAPTVDIRRADDRAKTRIDWLDSKHSFSFGDHYDPGNTHHGLLLVNNDDIVKPGTGFDTHPHRDMEIVTWVLRGSLVHQDSTGNSGVIYPGLAQRMSAGRGILHSEKNDSWTLTGGQSHTEPVHFVQMWVVPDESGVDPGYQQLEIDHELLRGGLVTIASGMPAHRDQAAISIRNKYAALHGARLQAGDTVELPSAPYLHLFVPRGEVMLEGAGALHEGDAVRFTASGGQRVTASAPAEILVWEMHAGLAAA, encoded by the coding sequence ATGACCGCCCCGACAGTAGACATTCGCCGCGCCGACGATCGCGCGAAGACCAGAATCGACTGGCTCGACTCCAAACACTCGTTTTCGTTCGGCGACCATTACGACCCCGGCAACACCCACCACGGCCTGCTGCTGGTCAACAACGACGACATCGTGAAACCCGGCACGGGGTTCGATACTCACCCCCATCGCGACATGGAGATCGTCACCTGGGTGCTGCGCGGTTCACTCGTCCATCAGGATTCGACCGGGAACTCCGGCGTGATCTATCCCGGCCTGGCGCAACGGATGTCGGCGGGGCGGGGCATCCTGCATTCCGAGAAGAACGACTCCTGGACGTTGACAGGCGGCCAATCCCACACGGAACCCGTGCATTTCGTGCAGATGTGGGTGGTCCCCGACGAATCCGGCGTCGATCCCGGATACCAGCAGCTCGAGATCGACCATGAGCTGCTGCGCGGCGGCCTGGTGACCATCGCCTCCGGGATGCCGGCCCACCGCGACCAGGCCGCGATCAGCATCCGCAACAAGTACGCGGCCCTGCACGGCGCGCGGCTGCAGGCTGGCGACACAGTCGAGTTGCCGTCGGCACCGTATCTGCACCTGTTCGTCCCCCGCGGTGAGGTGATGCTCGAGGGCGCCGGGGCGCTGCACGAGGGCGACGCCGTACGCTTCACCGCGTCCGGCGGCCAGCGGGTCACCGCCAGCGCACCCGCTGAAATTCTCGTGTGGGAGATGCATGCGGGTTTGGCTGCGGCGTAA
- a CDS encoding GlsB/YeaQ/YmgE family stress response membrane protein, with product MIGTILSAIVVGLIVGALARLIMPGKQSIGVIMTIVLGAVGSFLGTWLTYQFGYSNSNGGWEVIPFLVGVVIAIVLIAIYVGITGKRDHPVR from the coding sequence ATGATCGGCACCATTCTCAGCGCGATCGTTGTTGGTTTGATCGTGGGCGCACTCGCTCGGCTCATCATGCCGGGCAAGCAGTCGATCGGCGTGATCATGACGATCGTCCTCGGCGCTGTCGGGTCATTCCTCGGAACGTGGCTGACCTACCAGTTCGGGTACTCGAACTCCAACGGCGGGTGGGAGGTCATCCCATTCCTCGTCGGCGTCGTCATCGCGATCGTGCTGATCGCCATCTACGTCGGCATCACCGGTAAGCGCGATCACCCGGTCCGCTAG
- a CDS encoding SRPBCC family protein has product MPTVSRTFSVSPPPHHVIGYLKDFANAVEWDPGTHTCTRIDSGVIREGASWRNVSKIFGVTTELTYTLDSVSDNCIVFVGKNKSATSVERIYIDAANTGSVITYRNELEMHGLLALFSPVMKVAFEKLANDTEKQLTSVLNRLPIEEKR; this is encoded by the coding sequence ATGCCCACCGTGTCGCGAACCTTCTCGGTCAGCCCACCACCACACCACGTGATCGGCTACCTGAAGGATTTCGCCAACGCCGTCGAATGGGATCCGGGCACCCACACCTGCACTCGCATCGACAGCGGTGTCATCAGGGAAGGCGCGTCGTGGCGCAACGTCTCGAAGATCTTCGGCGTCACCACCGAACTGACCTACACCCTCGACAGCGTGTCCGACAACTGCATCGTCTTCGTCGGGAAGAACAAGTCGGCCACCTCGGTGGAGAGGATCTACATCGACGCCGCGAACACCGGTTCGGTGATCACCTACCGCAACGAACTCGAAATGCACGGCTTGCTGGCGCTTTTCAGCCCGGTCATGAAGGTGGCCTTCGAGAAGCTGGCCAATGACACAGAGAAACAGTTGACGTCGGTACTCAACCGACTACCTATAGAGGAGAAAAGATGA
- a CDS encoding phosphodiester glycosidase family protein, whose product MSSPVTVFRRCAAWAAALMSFAALSTTAAPTAEAASGRDLLAGAIANTRGSYLVYNFGSGHPAPMLDASGNWYELSNGGRLMVIKSASQRLAPRLLVDSHRGYQSRCERDPRARTREGLLQASEIFSPLQAWQALGQPTIAVNANFFDIRPQRGGSWKSTGCSSPLGAYVDNTRGQGRANTAVTGTLAYAGKQGLSGGNEHWKALSTMIIPVAGAPFVVPPKSPDDYDAASPVIQDLIDKGTRFVAVAGIGLLSPGDTGQLNDGGPSAARTALAYSKGKDEMYVFQGGSYTPDQIQDLFRGLGSDTAVLLDGGGSSSIVLRRDTGGMWAGAGVPDGNCDTRQVLCDSRERALPSWLAFN is encoded by the coding sequence ATGTCTAGTCCAGTCACGGTATTTCGGCGCTGCGCGGCATGGGCCGCCGCGCTGATGTCGTTCGCTGCGCTGTCGACAACCGCCGCCCCGACCGCGGAGGCCGCGAGCGGCCGTGATCTGCTCGCCGGCGCCATCGCGAACACTCGGGGTTCGTACCTCGTCTACAACTTCGGCAGCGGTCACCCCGCACCGATGCTCGACGCGAGCGGCAACTGGTACGAGCTGAGCAACGGCGGTCGACTGATGGTCATCAAGTCGGCCTCGCAGCGACTGGCCCCGCGACTCCTTGTCGACTCGCACAGGGGATACCAGTCCCGCTGCGAACGCGATCCGCGCGCACGTACCCGCGAAGGATTACTGCAGGCGTCCGAGATCTTCTCACCACTGCAGGCCTGGCAGGCGCTGGGTCAACCGACCATCGCCGTCAACGCCAACTTCTTCGATATTCGTCCGCAGAGGGGCGGGTCCTGGAAGTCGACCGGGTGTAGCTCACCGCTGGGCGCCTACGTCGACAACACCCGCGGACAGGGCCGCGCCAACACCGCCGTGACGGGCACCCTCGCGTACGCGGGCAAACAGGGCCTCTCAGGTGGCAACGAACACTGGAAAGCGTTGTCCACCATGATAATTCCCGTGGCGGGCGCCCCGTTTGTGGTACCGCCGAAGAGCCCGGACGACTATGACGCCGCCTCCCCTGTCATTCAGGACCTCATCGACAAGGGCACCCGGTTCGTCGCCGTCGCAGGGATCGGGCTGTTGTCCCCGGGAGACACCGGTCAGCTCAACGACGGCGGTCCGAGCGCTGCGCGTACCGCCCTCGCGTACAGCAAGGGCAAGGACGAGATGTACGTCTTCCAGGGCGGAAGCTATACCCCGGATCAGATCCAGGATCTGTTCCGCGGCCTCGGCAGCGACACCGCGGTGCTGCTTGACGGTGGCGGTTCGTCGTCGATCGTGCTGCGCCGCGACACCGGTGGCATGTGGGCGGGTGCCGGTGTGCCGGACGGGAATTGCGACACCCGTCAGGTGTTGTGCGACTCCCGCGAGCGCGCGTTGCCCAGCTGGCTGGCGTTCAACTAG
- a CDS encoding PE-PPE domain-containing protein: MAIGAATATAAALTVGIPAEPKTDVTARIKRNIGLTSTVNPWQFSDLTFYDAASYDVFQTNVDLLIRGIVESNNRAAALQEAGIDLPSIVKDVLASPNLMLSSALGEVLSQIPVDLGQALGGVYGDATPVVLQALEELYPETGGISDLLSLLTLVGLDLSDPLNLAERDIPGLDVVTAGPVFTLLKMLGVDLGWVPELPNSVAAEINSTGYLQVGADGLLSTVVQRLTETQPDNPLIGQLQGVIDNLPIDAPAATQVRVPVAMGVGLGAFAIATGYDKVVADLPNQPGGLNYTGDNAAQGSVTVLPMLLLFNPARPNGGALARFYPMFDSADIDVVNPRTEITTSGTATIIPMLIDVGVAYHPMSDLAAWANPFSLANNAMAGLFPTYMLRGLDFDAVQEQIDAQIAEAAASAAEGNPLALNLYVTIPPVTLPLLEPLYLLSDAVHMMGGPQLNFFTRLANALAPALTSLVNLGYTDVFYNPVTGAFERSYADAGTPVPFGTRPTFDLGFVIGVVLTQLVVGFWREFLSGNPTPPTPNVLATLQDFLSGNLFRAVAGGLSSIVVAPPADEDPEASENALLSAESTEEGVADETFTAATFFSTEALSSGEELEDEAVVEELAVGEDVVEESVDGAADHEVEVADEIDAGEDTVASEDDPEKDPDEADSDEQAVSQNSGNLDDTSGSYTPRHAEPEDTVDSYTPRHAKPDDTSGSYSPRHAKPDDTSGSSSPRHAKPDDTSASSTPRRERTESAGPGGSIIRDTANAFRPGRSTTKPSGGGRHAAADDTDTGTSSATNTEGGAGNASASDAGASDSAD; this comes from the coding sequence GTGGCAATCGGGGCGGCTACCGCGACCGCAGCGGCGCTGACCGTCGGGATTCCCGCAGAACCGAAGACCGACGTGACCGCCAGGATCAAGCGGAACATCGGCCTGACGTCGACGGTCAATCCGTGGCAGTTCTCGGATCTGACCTTCTACGATGCGGCGTCCTACGACGTCTTCCAGACCAACGTCGACCTACTCATCCGCGGCATCGTCGAGAGCAACAACCGCGCCGCGGCGCTGCAGGAAGCGGGGATCGATCTCCCGAGCATCGTTAAGGACGTGCTGGCGAGCCCGAACCTCATGCTCAGCTCGGCCCTCGGAGAGGTGCTGAGCCAGATCCCCGTCGACCTCGGCCAGGCGCTGGGCGGGGTTTACGGGGACGCCACCCCGGTCGTGCTCCAGGCCCTGGAAGAGCTGTATCCCGAGACAGGCGGAATCAGTGACCTGCTCAGTCTCTTGACCCTGGTCGGTCTCGATCTCAGCGATCCGCTCAATCTCGCCGAGCGCGATATTCCCGGGCTCGACGTCGTCACCGCGGGGCCGGTCTTCACGCTGCTGAAGATGCTCGGGGTCGACCTCGGGTGGGTCCCCGAACTACCCAACAGCGTCGCCGCCGAGATCAACAGCACCGGCTACCTCCAGGTCGGCGCCGACGGCCTGCTCAGCACCGTCGTACAGCGGTTGACGGAAACACAGCCTGACAACCCGCTGATCGGCCAACTCCAAGGTGTCATCGACAACCTGCCGATCGACGCCCCGGCCGCAACCCAGGTGCGCGTGCCCGTCGCGATGGGTGTCGGGCTCGGTGCCTTCGCGATCGCGACCGGATACGACAAGGTCGTCGCCGACCTGCCCAACCAACCCGGCGGTCTCAACTACACCGGCGATAATGCCGCGCAGGGCAGCGTGACGGTGCTGCCGATGCTGCTGCTGTTCAATCCGGCCCGACCCAACGGCGGCGCGCTGGCGCGCTTCTACCCGATGTTCGACTCGGCGGACATCGACGTCGTCAATCCGAGAACCGAGATCACGACCAGCGGCACCGCGACCATCATCCCGATGCTGATCGACGTCGGGGTTGCCTACCATCCGATGTCCGACCTCGCGGCGTGGGCGAACCCATTCTCGCTGGCGAACAACGCCATGGCGGGACTGTTTCCGACATACATGCTGCGTGGCCTCGACTTCGACGCCGTTCAGGAACAGATCGACGCGCAGATCGCCGAGGCGGCGGCCAGCGCCGCCGAGGGAAATCCGTTGGCGCTGAACCTGTATGTGACGATCCCGCCCGTCACGTTGCCGCTGCTCGAGCCGCTTTACCTGCTATCGGATGCCGTACACATGATGGGCGGTCCGCAGCTCAACTTCTTCACCAGATTGGCCAACGCGCTCGCCCCGGCACTGACCAGCCTGGTCAACCTGGGGTACACGGACGTGTTTTACAACCCCGTGACCGGTGCGTTTGAAAGATCGTACGCCGACGCCGGCACACCCGTGCCTTTCGGGACCCGCCCCACTTTCGACCTGGGGTTTGTCATCGGGGTGGTGCTCACCCAATTGGTCGTGGGCTTCTGGCGTGAGTTCCTCAGCGGGAACCCGACGCCACCCACACCGAATGTGCTTGCCACACTTCAAGACTTCCTCTCCGGCAACCTGTTCCGCGCCGTGGCAGGTGGACTGAGCTCGATTGTGGTGGCCCCGCCGGCCGACGAAGATCCTGAAGCGTCTGAGAATGCGCTGCTGAGCGCGGAATCGACGGAAGAGGGCGTCGCCGACGAAACATTCACCGCAGCAACTTTTTTCAGCACAGAGGCACTGTCGAGTGGTGAGGAACTCGAAGACGAAGCTGTAGTCGAGGAACTCGCTGTTGGCGAGGACGTTGTCGAGGAAAGCGTCGACGGGGCGGCTGATCACGAGGTGGAGGTCGCCGACGAGATCGACGCTGGCGAAGACACGGTCGCTTCGGAAGACGATCCCGAAAAGGATCCCGACGAGGCGGATTCCGACGAGCAGGCCGTCAGCCAGAATAGTGGCAACCTCGACGACACGTCCGGCTCGTATACGCCCCGGCACGCCGAGCCCGAGGACACCGTTGATTCGTATACGCCCCGGCACGCCAAGCCCGATGACACATCGGGCTCGTACTCACCGAGGCACGCCAAGCCCGACGACACGTCTGGCTCGTCCTCACCTCGACATGCCAAGCCTGACGATACGTCCGCCTCGTCCACACCCCGGCGCGAAAGGACCGAGTCGGCAGGTCCCGGCGGGTCGATCATTCGCGACACCGCGAACGCGTTCCGTCCCGGCAGGAGCACCACGAAGCCGTCTGGCGGCGGACGCCACGCGGCCGCCGACGACACCGACACCGGTACCAGCAGCGCCACCAACACCGAGGGCGGCGCCGGTAACGCTTCCGCGTCCGACGCCGGCGCGTCGGACAGTGCCGACTAG
- a CDS encoding fructosamine kinase family protein: protein MPTFVKHNPNAPAGFFACEAAGLQWLSSAEGGVPCARVIGYDDTSLTLERLESARPDRDAAYEFGRRLARTHDEGAGAFGAPPDGWSGPGFFGPLHHPLPMSMTGFDTWGMFYARERLAPMAARAAAILEPSARDVVQAVIDRCDRGDFDVDGDHPARLHGDLWSGNVMWTPGGVTLIDPAAHGGHRETDLAMLALFGCPFLDAVLEGYQRQRPLAEGWQDRVPLHQLYPLLAHVVLFGKGYAGQAATAATHVLRAK from the coding sequence ATGCCGACCTTCGTCAAACACAACCCGAACGCGCCCGCGGGCTTCTTCGCCTGCGAAGCTGCTGGGCTGCAGTGGCTTTCGTCAGCCGAGGGCGGGGTGCCGTGTGCCCGTGTCATCGGATACGACGACACCAGTCTGACGTTGGAACGGCTCGAATCCGCTCGGCCCGACCGCGACGCCGCATACGAGTTCGGCCGCCGGTTGGCTCGTACGCATGACGAGGGCGCGGGTGCCTTCGGCGCGCCACCGGACGGCTGGAGCGGACCCGGCTTCTTCGGGCCGCTGCATCATCCGCTCCCGATGTCGATGACCGGATTCGACACCTGGGGGATGTTCTACGCCCGCGAGCGGCTGGCGCCGATGGCGGCCCGCGCCGCCGCGATTCTGGAGCCCTCGGCGCGCGACGTGGTCCAGGCGGTGATCGACCGGTGTGACCGCGGTGACTTCGACGTCGACGGCGATCACCCCGCCCGATTGCACGGCGACCTGTGGAGCGGCAACGTCATGTGGACGCCCGGAGGCGTCACACTCATCGACCCCGCAGCGCACGGCGGACACCGGGAGACCGACCTGGCGATGCTGGCGCTGTTCGGCTGCCCGTTTCTGGACGCGGTCCTCGAGGGCTATCAGCGACAGCGCCCCCTCGCCGAAGGCTGGCAGGACAGGGTCCCGCTGCATCAGCTGTATCCGCTGCTTGCGCACGTCGTGTTGTTCGGAAAGGGATACGCCGGTCAGGCCGCGACGGCCGCAACGCACGTATTGCGGGCAAAGTGA
- a CDS encoding SDR family oxidoreductase: protein MPSVLVTGASRGIGKGIVEHLAARGWDVIAGVRSREDADAVTKLDPQRVSSVILDVTSSDDIAALEASLPERLDAVVNNAGIAVGGAMETLSSDEWRKQLEVNVIGQLAVTRAVLPRLRKSRGRIVFISSVNGRMSMPLVGAYAASKFALEAAADALRMELAPWKIRVVVVEPAQTDTDMWRTADDMVAELEAGLTPEHRSLYAKHITGFRKTIPMSQRIAVPTEKVSVVVEEALTARRPRARYIVGLAPKAQVALMTALPTKLRDLTLRKVTGQP from the coding sequence ATGCCATCTGTACTCGTCACGGGCGCATCACGCGGTATCGGCAAGGGCATCGTCGAACATCTGGCCGCGCGCGGCTGGGACGTCATCGCCGGGGTCCGCAGCCGGGAGGACGCCGACGCGGTCACCAAACTCGACCCCCAACGGGTGTCGTCGGTGATCCTCGACGTCACCTCGTCCGATGACATCGCCGCCTTGGAGGCGTCGCTACCCGAGCGCCTCGACGCGGTCGTCAACAACGCGGGCATCGCCGTCGGCGGTGCGATGGAGACGCTGAGCTCCGACGAGTGGCGAAAGCAGCTGGAGGTCAACGTCATCGGCCAACTCGCTGTCACTCGTGCGGTGCTGCCTCGGCTCCGCAAGTCCCGCGGCCGCATCGTGTTCATCTCCAGCGTCAACGGGCGAATGTCGATGCCTCTGGTCGGTGCGTACGCGGCGAGCAAATTCGCGTTGGAGGCCGCCGCCGACGCGCTGCGAATGGAATTGGCCCCCTGGAAGATCCGCGTCGTTGTGGTCGAGCCGGCGCAAACCGACACCGACATGTGGCGCACCGCCGACGACATGGTGGCGGAGCTGGAAGCGGGCCTGACACCCGAGCACAGGAGCCTCTACGCCAAGCACATCACGGGATTCAGGAAGACGATCCCGATGTCGCAGCGCATCGCCGTCCCCACCGAAAAGGTGTCCGTCGTCGTCGAGGAGGCGCTCACCGCCCGTCGGCCCCGCGCCCGCTACATCGTCGGACTCGCTCCGAAGGCGCAGGTGGCATTGATGACCGCGCTACCAACGAAACTGCGCGACCTCACGCTACGGAAGGTGACCGGCCAACCCTAG
- a CDS encoding YoaK family protein, translated as MAVESPVSPRLTYLALLLLTFATGLVDAVSVLKLGHVFVANMTGNAIFLGFWLAPSTVVDVTAAFVAVASFVTGAVLGGRLARHLDREVHHWLGVALSLEVLLLVSLAILAGTGVIDYHDRSKLFLIAGLAVTFGIQNSTARQFGIQELSTTVLTTTISGIGFDSRLAGGTGEREKLRFSVIFAILSGAAVGATLTRFAVAPVIGLAAAVVACSAAIFWFGARRAH; from the coding sequence GTGGCCGTCGAATCACCGGTCTCCCCACGCCTGACCTACCTCGCCCTACTGTTACTGACCTTCGCGACCGGCCTCGTCGACGCGGTCAGCGTGCTAAAGCTCGGCCACGTGTTCGTCGCGAACATGACGGGCAACGCCATCTTCCTCGGGTTCTGGCTGGCCCCCTCCACGGTGGTCGACGTGACCGCCGCGTTCGTCGCGGTCGCCTCCTTCGTGACGGGCGCGGTGCTCGGCGGTCGACTGGCTCGGCATCTCGATCGCGAGGTACACCACTGGCTCGGCGTCGCCCTCTCCCTCGAGGTCCTATTGCTTGTGTCGCTGGCGATCCTTGCCGGCACGGGGGTCATCGACTACCACGATCGCTCGAAGCTGTTCCTGATCGCGGGGCTTGCGGTGACGTTCGGGATCCAGAACTCCACGGCGCGCCAGTTCGGCATCCAGGAGCTGTCCACCACCGTCCTGACGACGACGATCTCCGGCATCGGGTTCGACAGTCGGCTGGCCGGGGGCACCGGTGAGCGCGAGAAGCTGCGTTTCAGCGTCATCTTCGCGATCCTGTCCGGTGCCGCCGTCGGCGCGACGCTGACCCGGTTCGCCGTCGCGCCCGTGATCGGACTGGCCGCCGCCGTCGTGGCTTGCAGCGCGGCCATCTTCTGGTTCGGTGCGCGGCGGGCGCACTAG
- a CDS encoding mammalian cell entry protein, with translation MEDQPADPGDLTTDAEATDTQSPAAPRGRRFSLRRRPKAAEPEPVSEESSEETTPAPPKPVGKSRRTRRGQAPVTAETVEPEQAEPDEPAQAEEPEEPVESEEPDATEDSEPADDRILVPHRPAGKRLIIAATAAAVLFVAAAGFAGATLQPYLAQRAAVDTKLDVARTAASAISTLWTYTPDNMEQLPDRAEVFLGGDFANEYRKYIDAIVAPNKQAQVTNTTQVMGAAVESLSADEATAIVYTNSVATSPVTKNIPSLRYLSYRLTMQRKDAKWLITKMSTVTSFDLTPQL, from the coding sequence GTGGAAGATCAGCCAGCTGATCCAGGTGATCTGACCACCGACGCCGAGGCGACGGACACCCAATCGCCGGCCGCACCCCGCGGTCGGAGGTTTTCGCTGCGGCGTCGACCGAAAGCCGCTGAGCCCGAACCGGTTTCCGAAGAATCGTCGGAGGAGACCACCCCGGCACCGCCCAAGCCGGTCGGCAAATCGCGGCGCACTCGCAGGGGGCAGGCGCCGGTTACCGCCGAAACCGTTGAACCCGAACAAGCCGAACCGGATGAGCCGGCCCAGGCCGAGGAACCGGAAGAACCCGTCGAATCCGAGGAACCCGACGCCACCGAGGATTCCGAGCCGGCCGACGACCGCATCCTGGTGCCGCATCGCCCCGCAGGCAAACGGCTGATCATCGCCGCCACCGCCGCGGCGGTCCTGTTCGTCGCCGCCGCCGGCTTCGCGGGTGCGACGCTGCAGCCGTACCTGGCCCAGCGTGCGGCAGTCGACACGAAGCTCGACGTCGCCCGCACGGCGGCCAGCGCGATCTCCACGTTGTGGACCTACACTCCCGACAACATGGAGCAGCTGCCGGACCGCGCCGAAGTGTTCCTGGGCGGCGATTTCGCCAACGAGTACCGCAAGTACATCGACGCGATCGTCGCCCCCAACAAGCAGGCGCAAGTCACCAACACCACCCAGGTGATGGGAGCGGCGGTGGAGTCGTTGTCCGCCGACGAGGCCACCGCGATCGTGTACACCAACTCGGTGGCCACCAGCCCGGTGACCAAGAACATCCCCTCGCTGCGCTACCTCTCGTACCGGCTGACGATGCAGCGTAAAGACGCAAAGTGGTTGATCACCAAGATGTCCACCGTGACGTCGTTCGATCTCACGCCGCAGTTGTAG
- a CDS encoding mammalian cell entry protein yields MSPRRKIESDEPDFFEVKPKPPRRWGLPVLAAVVSVLIAALLTAGTLIFVSHRDDIRTRANDAQVLDYVQAFMTSYTSLDPFNANAYADRILTEGTGDFAKMFKEKQNEILIQVAQAEPTTGTVVAAGVQRWNDDGSADVLVATKVTSKSPDGKSTIESGNRWVATAIKEGQQWKISQLIQVI; encoded by the coding sequence ATGAGTCCACGGCGCAAGATCGAGTCCGACGAGCCCGATTTCTTCGAGGTGAAGCCGAAGCCACCGCGCCGGTGGGGCCTGCCGGTACTCGCCGCGGTCGTGTCGGTGTTGATCGCGGCATTGCTGACCGCAGGCACGCTGATATTCGTCAGTCACCGCGACGACATCCGCACCAGAGCCAACGACGCCCAGGTCCTGGATTACGTCCAGGCGTTCATGACGTCGTACACCAGCTTGGATCCGTTCAACGCCAACGCATATGCGGATCGGATCCTCACGGAGGGCACCGGCGACTTCGCAAAGATGTTCAAGGAGAAGCAGAACGAGATCCTGATACAAGTTGCGCAGGCCGAGCCGACGACGGGCACCGTGGTGGCCGCGGGTGTCCAGCGGTGGAATGACGACGGCAGCGCCGACGTGCTGGTGGCGACGAAGGTCACCTCCAAGTCGCCCGACGGGAAGTCGACGATCGAAAGCGGAAACCGCTGGGTCGCAACGGCAATCAAGGAAGGACAGCAGTGGAAGATCAGCCAGCTGATCCAGGTGATCTGA